The genomic window GCTCCCCACCTTCGCCGCGGCCTCGCCAACCGACATATCCAACTGATCGCGATCGGTGGTGCGGTTGGCACCGGCCTGTTCATGGGATCAGGCCGCACGATTTCTCTCGCTGGTCCGGCGGTGCTACTGGTGTATGGCGTTGTCGGGTTTTTCGTGTTCTTCGTACTGCGGGCGATGGGCGAACTTCTGTTGTCCAACCTGAACTACAAGTCTTTCGTCGACTTCACTTCCGACCTGTTGGGCTCCGGCGCCGGATTCTTTATGGGCTGGTCGTACTGGTTCGCCTGGATCGTCACCGGCATCGCGGAGGTCGTTGCCATCACCGGCTACTCGCAGTATTGGTGGCCCGAGCTGCCCGCGTGGCTACCCCCCCTTCTTACCGTGACGCTGATCCTCTTGCTGAACTTGTTCAACGTCCGCAGCTTCGGCGAGATCGAATTCTGGTTCGCGTTGATAAAAGTCGCGGCGATCCTCTGTCTGATTGCCGTCGGAGCAATTTTGGTGAGCACCGGCTTCGTCAGCTCCGACGGTACCCGCGCTGCACTGGCGAACCTGTGGAATGACGGCGGGTTCTTCGCCACCGGCGCGATGGGCATGGTCGGCGGCTTTCAGATCGCATTCTTCGCCTTCGTCGGTGTCGAACTGCTGGGCACCGCGGTCGCAGAGACCGCTGATCCCCGTCGCACCTTGCCGCGTGCCATCAACGCCGTGCCGGTGCGGATAGTCATCTTCTACATCGGAGCGCTTCTGGCGATCCTGTGTGTCATCCCGTGGCGACATATTGCGCCTGGACAGTCGCCATTCGTGATGATGTTTTCGCTAGCCGGGCTTGCTGCGGCGGCTTCGATCATCAACTTCGTCGTCATCACTTCGGCATCCTCGGCAGCTAATTCTGGGTTCTTCTCGACCGGCCGCATACTGTACGGCCTCGCCCACGCGGGCAGCGCGCCTTCGGGATTTCGCTGGCTCAACCGCGGCGGGGTGCCTGTACCCGCGCTACTTTTGAGCGCCGCCTTGATGCTCATATCCATCCCACTGCTCTACGCCGGCGGCTCGGTGATCAAAGCCTTCACGCTCATCACGACAGTGTCATCGCTGCTCTTCATGTTCGTATGGGCGATGATCGTTGTCAGTTACCTCTCGTACCGTCGCCGCCGCGCACAGCGTCACGCCGAGTCGATTTACAAGATGCCCGGCGGTGTACCGATGTGCTGGGCGATCCTCGGCTTCTTCGTGTTTGTGATCTGGTCCCTGACAACCAAACCAGGTACTGCGACCGCGCTGGCGTGGTTTCCCCTTTGGTTTGTCGTGCTGGCGATCGGGTGGCTTGCGGTCCGCCGGCGCCCAGATCGCGCAGGACAGTACGCCGATTCCAGGCAGAGATGGACCAGCCAACCAACTAGTCAGGAGCACCAATGATGGCAAGCATTCCCGAGGAGATCGATACACCTGCCGTGGTCATCGATTACGACTCGCTGGAGCGCAACATCGCGCGGATGAGCACAGCTATCACCGAACGCGGGATCGGGCTGCGTCCGCACGTGAAGACGCACAAGATGCCCCAGATCGCGCAGTTGCAACTAGATGCGGGCGCAACGGGCCTCACCGTCGCGACCATCGGTGAAGCGGAGGTATTCCTCGACCATGGCGCCGACGACATCTTTATCGCCTACCCACTGTGGATCGATCCGCGCCAAGCCGACCGCCTGCGCCGGCTGAGCAGGCGGGCCCGCATCGCGATCGGGGTCGATTCGCCGCAGGCCGCGATGAACATTGCTGCGAAGTTAGGAAACGACCGTGCGGCAATCGATGTGCTCGTCGAAGTCGATAGCGGGCAACACCGTAGCGGCGTAGCACCGCAGCGGGCGGGCGAAGTCGCCAGCACCGCCGTTGAGGCCGGCCTGCACATCACCGGCGTGTTTACCTTCCCAGGGCACAGCTACGTCCCCGGAAAAGCCGCCGAAGCCGCCGTGCAGGAGCAATACGCCCTCAATCAGGCCACCAATGCGCTTGCTGCAGAAGGTATTACGGTCACTTGCCGAAGCGGCGGGTCCACCCCCACGGCATTCCTAACCGCCGCCGACGGTGCCACCGAAGTTCGCCCGGGCGTCTATGTTTTCGGCGATGCACAACAGCTCGAGCTGGAACGATGCCGATGGGAAGACATCTCGCTGACGGTTGCCGCAACGGTGGTGAGTCGGAACGACACTGCCGATAGCCCGCGCCGGGTCATCTTAGATTCGGGCAGCAAGATCCTCGGCAGCGATCGCCCAGCATGGACCAGCGGCTTCGGCCGCCTCATCGACCACCCGACCGCCAGGATCACGGCACTCTCCGAGCACCACGCCACCGTAGTGTGGCCCGATGAGGCGCAGTTACCACCCATCGGCACACGTCTACGCGTGATCCCCAACCACGTCTGCTCGGTGATTAACC from Mycobacterium shigaense includes these protein-coding regions:
- a CDS encoding amino acid permease, with product MPSEVAAASVVEGNAPHLRRGLANRHIQLIAIGGAVGTGLFMGSGRTISLAGPAVLLVYGVVGFFVFFVLRAMGELLLSNLNYKSFVDFTSDLLGSGAGFFMGWSYWFAWIVTGIAEVVAITGYSQYWWPELPAWLPPLLTVTLILLLNLFNVRSFGEIEFWFALIKVAAILCLIAVGAILVSTGFVSSDGTRAALANLWNDGGFFATGAMGMVGGFQIAFFAFVGVELLGTAVAETADPRRTLPRAINAVPVRIVIFYIGALLAILCVIPWRHIAPGQSPFVMMFSLAGLAAAASIINFVVITSASSAANSGFFSTGRILYGLAHAGSAPSGFRWLNRGGVPVPALLLSAALMLISIPLLYAGGSVIKAFTLITTVSSLLFMFVWAMIVVSYLSYRRRRAQRHAESIYKMPGGVPMCWAILGFFVFVIWSLTTKPGTATALAWFPLWFVVLAIGWLAVRRRPDRAGQYADSRQRWTSQPTSQEHQ
- a CDS encoding D-TA family PLP-dependent enzyme codes for the protein MASIPEEIDTPAVVIDYDSLERNIARMSTAITERGIGLRPHVKTHKMPQIAQLQLDAGATGLTVATIGEAEVFLDHGADDIFIAYPLWIDPRQADRLRRLSRRARIAIGVDSPQAAMNIAAKLGNDRAAIDVLVEVDSGQHRSGVAPQRAGEVASTAVEAGLHITGVFTFPGHSYVPGKAAEAAVQEQYALNQATNALAAEGITVTCRSGGSTPTAFLTAADGATEVRPGVYVFGDAQQLELERCRWEDISLTVAATVVSRNDTADSPRRVILDSGSKILGSDRPAWTSGFGRLIDHPTARITALSEHHATVVWPDEAQLPPIGTRLRVIPNHVCSVINLVDEVTIVRDDTVIDRWRVAARGKNG